The following proteins are co-located in the Ailuropoda melanoleuca isolate Jingjing chromosome 13, ASM200744v2, whole genome shotgun sequence genome:
- the CA4 gene encoding carbonic anhydrase 4 isoform X1 produces the protein MIEGRNPGTHPCIVQVSREVTTPFPNQRPGVRWGRAALGGRALPPSGEERSPRRGRESHWCYDIQARASNYTCLGPSQWGGDCQKNSQSPINIVTTKAQVDPDLGPFSFSGYDKKQKWKVQNSGHSVMVLLEDEASIAGGGLAAQYRAVQLHLHWSEELNGGSEHALDGGRFAMEAGSEENDGFQPLVEALSYVPRPEMNTEMKESISLFDLLPKKEKLRHYYRYLGSLTTPDCQEKVVWTVFQERIQLHKDQILTFSQKLYYDKEQKLRMTENVRPLQQQGQRLVFKSQAPGQLLPLPLPALLVPTFTCLTAGFLQ, from the exons ATGATCGAAGGAAGGAATCCAGGCACCCACCCTTGTATCGTTCAAGTATCTCGCGAGGTCACCACCCCGTTCCCAAACCAGCGACCAGGTGTGAGATGGGGGCGGGCGGCTCTCGGAGGCAGGGCGCTGCCACCGAGCGGAGAGGAGCGGAGCCCGCGGCGGGGGAGGG AGTCACACTGGTGCTACGACATTCAAGCCAGGGCCTCCAACTATACCTGCTTGG ggCCTAGCCAGTGGGGTGGAGACTGCCAGAAGAACAGCCAATCCCCCATCAACATTGTCACTACAAAGGCACAGGTAGATCCAGACCTGGGAcccttctccttctctggctATGACAAGAAGCAAAAGTGGAAAGTCCAAAACAGTGGGCATTCAG TAATGGTGCTGCTGGAGGACGAGGCCTCCATCGCTGGAGGAGGACTGGCTGCCCAGTACCGGGCTGTGCAGCTGCACTTGCACTGGTCCGAGGAGCTGAATGGGGGCTCAGAGCATGCCCTCGATGGGGGTCGCTTTGCCATGGAG GCTGGATCTGAGGAGAATGATGGCTTCCAGCCCCTGGTGGAGGCACTGTCTTATGTCCCCAGACCCG AGATGAACACCGAGATGAAAGAGAGCATCAGCCTGTTTGACCTGCTGCCcaagaaggagaaactgaggcattaCTACCGCTACCTGGGCTCACTTACCACTCCAGACTGCCAGGAGAAGGTTGTCTGGACGGTGTTCCAGGAGCGCATTCAGCTCCACAAGGATCAG ATCCTCACCTTCTCCCAGAAGTTGTACTATGATAAGGAGCAGAAACTGAGAATGACAGAAAATGTCAGGCCCCTGCAGCAACAGGGGCAGCGCCTCGTGTTCAAGTCTCAGGCCCCAGGACAGCTGCTGCCCTTGCCTCTGCCCGCCCTGCTGGTCCCCACATTCACCTGCTTGACGGCTGGCTTCCTCCAATGA
- the CA4 gene encoding carbonic anhydrase 4 isoform X2 codes for MRLLPALLALAAARPSASAESHWCYDIQARASNYTCLGPSQWGGDCQKNSQSPINIVTTKAQVDPDLGPFSFSGYDKKQKWKVQNSGHSVMVLLEDEASIAGGGLAAQYRAVQLHLHWSEELNGGSEHALDGGRFAMEMHIVHEKEKGTSRNEKEAQDSKDEIAVLAFLVEAGSEENDGFQPLVEALSYVPRPEMNTEMKESISLFDLLPKKEKLRHYYRYLGSLTTPDCQEKVVWTVFQERIQLHKDQILTFSQKLYYDKEQKLRMTENVRPLQQQGQRLVFKSQAPGQLLPLPLPALLVPTFTCLTAGFLQ; via the exons ATGCGGCTGCTACCTGCGCTCCTGGCCCTCGCCGCCGCCCGGCCCTCGGCCAGCGCAG AGTCACACTGGTGCTACGACATTCAAGCCAGGGCCTCCAACTATACCTGCTTGG ggCCTAGCCAGTGGGGTGGAGACTGCCAGAAGAACAGCCAATCCCCCATCAACATTGTCACTACAAAGGCACAGGTAGATCCAGACCTGGGAcccttctccttctctggctATGACAAGAAGCAAAAGTGGAAAGTCCAAAACAGTGGGCATTCAG TAATGGTGCTGCTGGAGGACGAGGCCTCCATCGCTGGAGGAGGACTGGCTGCCCAGTACCGGGCTGTGCAGCTGCACTTGCACTGGTCCGAGGAGCTGAATGGGGGCTCAGAGCATGCCCTCGATGGGGGTCGCTTTGCCATGGAG ATGCACATAGTACacgagaaagagaaagggacatcGAGGAATGAGAAAGAGGCCCAGGATTCCAAAGATGAGATTGCAGTGCTGGCCTTCCTGGTGGAG GCTGGATCTGAGGAGAATGATGGCTTCCAGCCCCTGGTGGAGGCACTGTCTTATGTCCCCAGACCCG AGATGAACACCGAGATGAAAGAGAGCATCAGCCTGTTTGACCTGCTGCCcaagaaggagaaactgaggcattaCTACCGCTACCTGGGCTCACTTACCACTCCAGACTGCCAGGAGAAGGTTGTCTGGACGGTGTTCCAGGAGCGCATTCAGCTCCACAAGGATCAG ATCCTCACCTTCTCCCAGAAGTTGTACTATGATAAGGAGCAGAAACTGAGAATGACAGAAAATGTCAGGCCCCTGCAGCAACAGGGGCAGCGCCTCGTGTTCAAGTCTCAGGCCCCAGGACAGCTGCTGCCCTTGCCTCTGCCCGCCCTGCTGGTCCCCACATTCACCTGCTTGACGGCTGGCTTCCTCCAATGA